From a region of the Gemmatimonadota bacterium genome:
- a CDS encoding ComF family protein produces MTVFLDTLRTAGRTALDLVYPPCCVLCRARMCDDQPVICDDCGSGLLSIDAPYCERCGHPLDAPVAPCPACPGRTFYFDGAFSGFQFNRPLQDLIHQLKYRNRPGIGRFLGSLLAKRVEREVGIPHITAVVPVPLHPLRSRERGYNQSAHIARGISDETGIPVLENALVRSRNTPTQTSLSSEARMANVEGVFEVVRVEAVRDATVSLVDDIFTTGATINSCARALLQAGAEKVFALTIARA; encoded by the coding sequence ATGACCGTTTTTCTCGACACGTTACGCACGGCAGGCCGCACGGCGCTGGACCTGGTTTATCCACCGTGCTGCGTACTCTGCAGGGCCCGGATGTGCGATGATCAGCCGGTCATATGCGATGACTGCGGGTCCGGACTGCTTTCGATCGATGCGCCGTACTGCGAACGATGCGGCCATCCGCTGGACGCTCCGGTGGCGCCGTGTCCGGCCTGTCCGGGCCGTACCTTTTACTTCGACGGCGCTTTTTCCGGGTTCCAGTTCAACAGGCCGCTCCAGGATCTCATCCATCAGCTCAAGTACCGAAACCGCCCCGGTATCGGGCGGTTCTTGGGTTCTCTCCTGGCAAAAAGGGTTGAACGGGAAGTCGGGATTCCACATATTACGGCCGTTGTGCCCGTGCCCCTGCATCCCCTGAGAAGCCGGGAACGAGGGTATAATCAGAGCGCGCACATCGCACGGGGCATATCGGATGAAACTGGCATTCCGGTCCTGGAAAACGCCCTTGTGCGGAGCCGGAACACGCCGACGCAGACCTCTCTGAGTTCCGAGGCGCGCATGGCCAATGTCGAGGGCGTATTCGAGGTCGTCCGGGTCGAGGCGGTGCGCGACGCCACGGTCTCGCTGGTCGACGACATATTCACGACGGGGGCAACGATCAACAGTTGCGCCCGGGCCCTGCTTCAGGCAGGCGCCGAAAAGGTGTTCGCCCTGACTATCGCGCGTGCCTGA